A stretch of the Brevundimonas sp. MF30-B genome encodes the following:
- a CDS encoding SOS response-associated peptidase family protein: MCNLYRQRSGPQAILDLANAMRSDVGNLAPGEVYPDYAARIVRWDGDERVLTSARWGLPSSKKALFDAATKRADKLRAKGKDVDFPKLLELEPDSGTTNVRNTASSHWRPWLAPEHRCLVPFTAFSEPGRDAEGRYRPVWFRLAGDDPEPLTFFAGVQVRGWSCVRKIRTGMETCDLFAFLTTEPSEPVKSVHPKAMPVILTTSEERETWMRAPWDEAKGLQRALPEGALTIC; the protein is encoded by the coding sequence ATGTGCAATCTCTATCGCCAGCGCAGCGGCCCGCAGGCCATCCTGGATCTGGCCAACGCCATGCGGTCGGACGTGGGCAATCTGGCTCCGGGCGAGGTCTACCCCGACTACGCCGCGCGGATCGTGCGCTGGGACGGCGATGAGCGCGTGCTGACCTCGGCGCGCTGGGGCCTGCCGTCGTCGAAGAAGGCGCTGTTCGACGCGGCGACGAAGCGGGCGGACAAGCTGCGCGCCAAGGGCAAGGACGTCGACTTTCCGAAACTGCTCGAGCTGGAACCGGACAGCGGCACGACCAATGTGCGCAACACAGCCTCGTCGCACTGGCGGCCGTGGCTGGCGCCGGAGCATCGATGCCTGGTCCCGTTCACGGCCTTCAGCGAGCCGGGCCGGGACGCCGAGGGCCGCTATCGTCCGGTCTGGTTTCGACTGGCCGGCGACGACCCCGAGCCCTTGACCTTTTTCGCCGGCGTCCAGGTGCGGGGGTGGTCCTGTGTCCGCAAGATCAGGACCGGCATGGAGACGTGCGACCTCTTCGCCTTTCTGACGACCGAACCGAGCGAGCCGGTGAAGTCGGTCCACCCCAAGGCCATGCCGGTGATCCTGACGACATCTGAAGAGCGCGAAACCTGGATGCGGGCGCCGTGGGATGAGGCGAAGGGGCTGCAGCGAGCCCTGCCGGAGGGCGCATTGACGATCTGCTGA
- a CDS encoding circularly permuted type 2 ATP-grasp protein, producing the protein MTQAFDEMAGDGSGPVREGYHALSEWLRQAPPDLLQARSRQAELFFRRMGVTFAVYGDADSNERLIPFDVVPRIINATEWARLEAGLKQRVGALNAFLQDIYGPQECLRAGVVPAELILTNPQYRPEMQGRRPPGGVWCHVAGVDLVRTGEDGFQVLEDNARTPSGVSYMLENREMMMRLFPDLFADHRVRPVDDYTDSLLGALQASAPPGSGDDPTLVVLTPGPFNSAYYEHSFLADKLGVELVEGRDLFVRDDTVFMRTTEGFRRVDVIYRRIDDDYLDPLTFRPHSTVGVPGLMAAYQAGRVTLANAVGTGVADDKAVYTYMPEVIRFFTGEEPLLSNVPTWRCREPDHLKAVLDRLDQLVVKEVGGSGGYGMLVGPAATRAELEAFRARLIADPGAFIAQPTLNLSTAPTLAGGALAARHIDLRPFVLSRPGAVEVIPGGLTRVALTAGSLVVNSSQGGGTKDTWVLDD; encoded by the coding sequence ATGACCCAGGCGTTCGACGAAATGGCAGGCGACGGATCCGGGCCGGTGCGCGAGGGCTACCACGCCCTGTCCGAATGGCTGCGGCAGGCGCCGCCCGACCTGCTGCAGGCGCGCTCCCGGCAGGCCGAGCTGTTCTTCCGACGCATGGGGGTCACCTTCGCCGTCTACGGGGACGCGGACTCCAACGAGCGGCTCATTCCCTTCGACGTGGTGCCGCGCATCATCAATGCCACGGAATGGGCCCGCCTTGAGGCGGGCCTGAAGCAGCGGGTGGGCGCCCTCAACGCCTTCCTCCAGGACATCTACGGCCCTCAGGAGTGTCTGCGGGCCGGCGTCGTGCCGGCCGAACTGATCCTCACCAACCCCCAGTACCGGCCCGAGATGCAGGGCCGCCGGCCGCCCGGCGGGGTGTGGTGCCATGTCGCCGGGGTCGATCTGGTGCGGACCGGCGAGGACGGCTTTCAGGTGCTCGAGGACAATGCGCGCACCCCCAGCGGCGTCTCCTACATGCTGGAGAACCGCGAGATGATGATGCGGCTTTTCCCAGACCTGTTCGCCGATCATCGGGTGCGGCCCGTCGACGACTACACCGACAGCCTCCTCGGCGCCCTGCAGGCCTCCGCCCCGCCCGGCTCCGGCGACGATCCGACCCTGGTCGTCCTGACTCCCGGTCCCTTCAACTCCGCCTATTACGAACACAGCTTCCTGGCCGACAAGCTCGGGGTGGAGCTGGTCGAGGGCCGCGACCTCTTCGTCAGGGACGACACCGTCTTCATGCGGACGACGGAGGGATTCCGGCGGGTCGACGTCATCTACCGCCGCATCGACGACGACTATCTCGACCCCCTGACCTTCCGGCCGCACTCGACGGTCGGCGTGCCCGGGCTGATGGCCGCCTATCAGGCCGGACGCGTCACCCTGGCCAATGCGGTGGGGACCGGCGTCGCCGACGACAAGGCGGTCTACACCTATATGCCGGAGGTCATCCGCTTCTTCACCGGCGAGGAGCCCCTGCTGAGCAATGTGCCGACCTGGCGCTGCCGCGAGCCGGACCACCTCAAGGCCGTGCTGGACCGGCTGGACCAGCTGGTGGTCAAGGAGGTCGGCGGCTCGGGCGGCTACGGCATGCTGGTGGGCCCGGCGGCGACCCGGGCGGAGCTCGAGGCCTTCCGCGCCCGGCTGATCGCCGATCCGGGCGCCTTTATCGCCCAGCCGACGCTCAATCTGTCGACCGCGCCGACCCTGGCGGGCGGGGCGCTCGCCGCCCGCCACATCGACCTGCGCCCCTTTGTCCTGAGCCGCCCCGGCGCGGTCGAGGTGATCCCGGGCGGCCTCACCCGGGTGGCCCTGACGGCCGGTTCGCTGGTGGTCAACTCCAGCCAGGGCGGCGGCACCAAAGACACCTGGGTCCTGGACGACTGA
- a CDS encoding alpha-E domain-containing protein, with protein MLSRTADSLYWTGRYMERADFLARILEAAVRLAALPTRDDAAQSAWAGALASSGMKGAFDAGGRTVSEKSVREFLAFAADNPTSIKACLTRARTNARSVRTALTIELWEAINGAWNGLNELGQPSRRDDFVGYLDFVKATALAVEGAASRTMLRNDAYWFLRLGMALERADNTARLLDVKYHLLLPPGERVGGQLDYFQWTTLLREVSALTAYRWVYRGSVRPWLVADLLVLNRQMPRSLASCQGMIVSYLERLATDYGRRGPAQRLASAHLSRFNTARIEDIFQSGLHEYIQAFLKENNALGAAISEQYLA; from the coding sequence ATGCTTTCAAGAACCGCCGACAGCCTGTACTGGACCGGCCGCTACATGGAGCGGGCGGACTTCCTGGCCCGCATCCTGGAAGCGGCGGTGCGGCTCGCGGCCCTGCCGACCCGCGACGACGCCGCCCAGTCGGCCTGGGCCGGCGCCCTGGCCTCGTCCGGCATGAAGGGGGCGTTCGATGCGGGCGGCCGGACCGTCTCCGAGAAGTCGGTGCGCGAGTTCCTCGCCTTCGCCGCCGACAATCCGACCTCGATCAAAGCCTGCCTCACCCGCGCGCGCACCAACGCCCGGTCGGTGCGCACCGCCCTGACCATCGAGCTGTGGGAGGCGATCAACGGCGCCTGGAACGGGCTGAACGAGCTCGGCCAGCCAAGCCGCCGCGACGACTTCGTCGGCTACCTGGATTTCGTCAAGGCGACCGCCCTGGCCGTCGAGGGCGCGGCGTCCCGCACCATGCTGCGCAACGACGCCTACTGGTTCCTGCGGCTGGGCATGGCGCTGGAGCGGGCCGACAACACCGCGCGTCTGCTCGACGTCAAATACCATCTGCTGCTTCCGCCGGGCGAGCGGGTCGGCGGCCAGCTGGACTATTTCCAGTGGACCACCCTGCTCAGGGAGGTGTCGGCCCTGACCGCCTATCGCTGGGTCTACCGCGGCTCCGTCCGCCCCTGGCTTGTGGCGGACCTGCTGGTCCTGAACCGGCAGATGCCCCGCTCCTTGGCCAGCTGTCAGGGGATGATCGTCAGCTATCTCGAGCGGCTGGCGACGGACTACGGCCGCCGCGGTCCGGCCCAGCGGCTAGCCTCGGCCCACCTGTCCCGCTTCAACACGGCCCGCATCGAGGACATCTTCCAGTCCGGCCTGCACGAATACATCCAAGCCTTCCTCAAGGAGAACAACGCCCTGGGCGCCGCCATCTCCGAGCAGTACCTGGCCTGA
- a CDS encoding transglutaminase family protein, translating to MRIRIDHVTCYSYARAARHIIQVLRLTPSGHDGQQVGEWRIETDVDASLRRSEDAFGNIVHTLYTERPTDALTLRVTGDVSTSDTGGVLSGQVERLPPLVFLRDTPLTRADAALADYARSVRPGRTLDRLHALMDAVRRDVAFEIGATTASHSAAEAFALGRGVCQDHAQIFIACARRLGVPARYVSGHLNRSDGRHAQEAAHAWAEAYVEDLGWVGFDPANGVCPTEHHVRVAIGLDALGAAPIRGSSYGGGAEQLSVALDVRPVQAASQQ from the coding sequence ATGCGGATCCGGATCGACCACGTCACCTGCTACAGCTACGCTCGGGCCGCCCGCCACATCATCCAGGTGCTGCGGCTGACGCCTAGCGGCCATGACGGCCAGCAGGTCGGGGAATGGCGCATCGAGACCGATGTCGACGCGAGCCTGCGCCGGTCCGAGGATGCCTTCGGCAACATCGTCCACACCCTCTACACCGAGCGTCCGACCGACGCCCTGACCCTGCGGGTGACCGGCGACGTCTCGACCAGCGACACCGGCGGCGTGCTGAGCGGCCAGGTCGAGCGCCTGCCCCCCCTGGTCTTCCTGCGCGACACCCCGCTGACCCGGGCGGACGCGGCCCTTGCCGACTACGCCCGCTCGGTCCGGCCCGGCCGCACGCTCGATCGGCTGCACGCCCTGATGGACGCCGTTCGCCGGGATGTGGCCTTCGAGATCGGCGCCACCACCGCGAGCCATTCCGCGGCGGAGGCCTTCGCCCTGGGGCGCGGCGTGTGCCAGGACCACGCCCAGATCTTCATCGCCTGCGCCCGCCGCCTCGGCGTGCCCGCCCGCTATGTCTCGGGCCACCTGAACCGGTCCGACGGCCGTCACGCCCAGGAGGCGGCCCATGCCTGGGCCGAGGCCTATGTCGAGGACTTGGGCTGGGTCGGCTTCGACCCCGCAAACGGCGTCTGCCCCACCGAACACCATGTCCGGGTGGCGATCGGTCTGGACGCGCTCGGCGCCGCGCCGATCCGGGGGTCCAGCTACGGCGGAGGCGCGGAACAGCTGTCCGTCGCCCTCGACGTCCGCCCGGTCCAGGCGGCGTCACAACAATAG
- a CDS encoding peptidase, translating into MTYCVGMLVDKGLAMIADTRTNAGVDNISSYRKLHTWSVPGERVLAVCTAGSLSVTQTALARVREGIVLPDSDAPETLETAPTLFRAAQILGHALATVRATINTPPTPAADGLNVNASILLGGQIAGGAPGLYLIYGQGNFIACGRDTPYLQIGELKYGKPILDRALRADTPLSEAVKLGLISFDSTIRSNIAVGPPLDLILIPRDALAGEERRLEADDPYFRDLGRRWSEALAAAHRAMPNPPWLEDASTAAGTGAAGGR; encoded by the coding sequence ATGACCTATTGCGTCGGCATGCTGGTGGACAAGGGCCTGGCGATGATCGCCGACACCCGCACCAATGCGGGCGTGGACAACATCTCGTCCTATCGCAAGCTTCACACCTGGTCTGTCCCGGGCGAGCGGGTTCTGGCGGTCTGCACGGCGGGCAGCCTGTCGGTCACCCAGACCGCCCTGGCCCGGGTTCGTGAGGGGATCGTCCTTCCAGATTCCGACGCGCCGGAAACGCTGGAGACCGCCCCCACCCTGTTCCGCGCGGCCCAGATCCTGGGTCACGCCCTGGCGACGGTGCGGGCCACGATCAACACCCCCCCGACGCCGGCCGCCGACGGGCTGAACGTCAACGCCTCCATCCTCCTGGGCGGACAGATCGCCGGCGGCGCCCCGGGGCTCTACCTCATTTACGGCCAGGGCAATTTCATCGCCTGCGGGCGCGACACCCCCTATCTGCAGATCGGCGAGCTGAAGTACGGCAAGCCGATCCTGGACCGAGCCCTGAGGGCCGACACCCCGCTGTCCGAAGCGGTCAAGCTCGGGCTGATCTCCTTCGACTCGACCATCCGGTCCAACATCGCCGTCGGTCCGCCGCTGGACCTCATCCTCATCCCCCGCGACGCCCTGGCCGGCGAGGAGCGGCGGCTGGAGGCCGACGATCCCTATTTCCGGGATCTCGGCCGTCGCTGGTCCGAGGCGCTTGCCGCCGCCCACCGGGCCATGCCCAATCCGCCGTGGCTTGAGGACGCCTCAACCGCCGCCGGAACAGGGGCCGCCGGCGGGCGTTGA
- a CDS encoding transglutaminase family protein, with protein sequence MKLRVRAALAYSFVPPTDAIYKIQAARWPGQDIVSETLTLDPPVACLEDLDPEFGARTLRCHLSGEVTLTYEAVVDNGRLKPLRPELVQADWGDLPAEVLPFLSPSRYCPSDQFGRFASREFGDTVGGARVQAILDWIGANIDYEHGVSDTDTTAARTLIDRAGVCRDFTHLGITLCRASGIPARAVSAYAHELEPPDFHAVFEVWLDGGWWLVDPTGLAPVEGLVRIACGRDAADIAFLTTRGPCTMVSQSITAQPA encoded by the coding sequence ATGAAACTGCGTGTGCGGGCCGCTTTGGCCTACAGCTTCGTTCCCCCGACGGACGCCATCTACAAGATCCAGGCGGCGCGCTGGCCCGGTCAGGACATCGTCAGCGAGACCCTGACCCTCGATCCGCCGGTCGCCTGCCTCGAGGACCTCGACCCCGAATTCGGCGCGCGGACCCTGCGCTGCCACCTCTCCGGCGAAGTGACCCTGACCTATGAGGCGGTTGTCGACAACGGCCGGCTCAAGCCCCTCCGGCCCGAGCTGGTCCAGGCCGACTGGGGCGACCTGCCCGCCGAGGTGCTGCCCTTTCTCTCGCCCAGCCGCTACTGCCCCTCCGACCAGTTCGGCCGGTTCGCGTCACGCGAGTTCGGCGACACGGTCGGCGGGGCCCGGGTCCAGGCCATCCTCGACTGGATCGGCGCCAATATCGACTATGAGCACGGGGTGTCCGACACCGACACGACCGCGGCCCGCACCCTGATCGACCGGGCGGGCGTGTGCCGGGACTTCACCCACCTCGGCATCACCCTGTGCCGCGCCTCCGGCATTCCCGCCCGCGCCGTCAGCGCCTACGCCCACGAACTCGAGCCCCCGGACTTCCACGCCGTCTTCGAGGTCTGGCTGGACGGCGGCTGGTGGCTGGTCGATCCCACCGGCCTGGCGCCCGTGGAGGGCCTTGTGCGGATCGCCTGCGGCCGGGACGCGGCCGACATCGCCTTCCTGACCACGCGCGGACCCTGCACGATGGTGAGCCAGAGCATCACCGCCCAGCCCGCCTGA
- a CDS encoding MHYT domain-containing protein, producing MQHHHSLIFVGLSVGVAIAGSWTALDLFERVRIQAGRARLTWLIIVSLVMGVSIWSMHFIAMLGFDPGSPVGYDPGLTAGSLVLAVGGTAAAFFMAVMGSGGAARLLAAGAAMGLSICAMHYVGMAALRTAASLGYRPQYVLASIAIAIAASTAALWAARRRRSLLWRSVAAVILGLAIVGMHYTAMAALVLTPTGLPGAPPGTDPVVLAVAIAAGTGLAVLTVLAASLLDERQALLSVLDAGDVGYWEVDFRTGRLQASERTKRLLGLDPAAPMSQDVWRSTLSPDAQLRQDEMLDIARSSGRTYRAEYRLRNGRWAGLRGRVVRDRRGRALRIAGVLLDLTDREESLQALEESQRQQQLLINELNHRVKNTLATIQAVAALSARRATSMPAFVDSFQARIVALSKTQDLLTAQGWEKADVRQLLEAELSPYASDQVRLRGPAVSMASEHALALGMIFHELATNAAKYGGLSAPGGRLDVEWVQSGDTITLDWVERGGPPVKPVSRTGFGSELIAKSLRGKLQGEFAASYLADGFRCRLSACTGSKTTAAP from the coding sequence GTGCAGCATCATCACAGCCTGATCTTCGTCGGTCTCTCCGTCGGCGTCGCGATCGCAGGATCCTGGACAGCGCTGGATCTGTTCGAACGGGTTCGAATCCAGGCCGGCCGCGCCCGTCTGACCTGGCTCATCATCGTCTCGCTCGTCATGGGTGTGAGCATCTGGTCGATGCATTTCATCGCCATGCTCGGCTTCGATCCGGGATCGCCCGTCGGTTACGATCCCGGCCTCACCGCCGGGTCCCTGGTCCTGGCGGTCGGGGGCACGGCCGCCGCCTTTTTCATGGCGGTGATGGGATCGGGCGGGGCGGCCCGGCTTCTGGCCGCAGGCGCAGCGATGGGCCTTTCCATCTGCGCCATGCACTACGTCGGCATGGCCGCGCTCAGAACGGCCGCGTCGCTCGGCTATCGGCCGCAATATGTGCTGGCGTCCATAGCCATCGCCATCGCGGCGTCGACCGCCGCCCTGTGGGCCGCCCGACGGCGACGCTCCCTCCTGTGGCGGAGCGTCGCCGCCGTCATTCTCGGCCTCGCCATTGTGGGCATGCACTATACCGCCATGGCCGCGCTGGTGCTCACGCCGACCGGACTTCCCGGGGCGCCGCCGGGGACCGATCCCGTCGTTCTGGCTGTCGCGATCGCGGCCGGGACCGGACTGGCCGTCCTCACGGTGCTCGCGGCCTCCCTCCTTGACGAGAGGCAGGCCCTGCTGAGCGTGCTCGACGCCGGCGACGTGGGCTATTGGGAGGTCGATTTCCGCACCGGGCGCCTCCAGGCGTCCGAGCGCACGAAGCGCCTCCTGGGTCTGGATCCGGCCGCCCCGATGAGCCAGGACGTCTGGCGCAGCACCCTGTCGCCGGACGCCCAGCTCAGGCAAGACGAAATGCTCGACATCGCCCGGAGCTCCGGTCGCACCTACCGCGCCGAGTATCGTCTCCGGAACGGACGGTGGGCGGGCTTGCGCGGCCGCGTGGTTCGCGATCGGCGGGGCCGAGCGCTTCGCATCGCGGGCGTGCTGCTCGACCTGACCGATAGGGAAGAGTCCCTGCAAGCTCTGGAGGAGAGCCAGCGTCAGCAGCAGCTTCTGATCAATGAGCTGAACCATAGGGTCAAGAACACGCTCGCGACAATCCAGGCGGTCGCCGCGCTGTCGGCCCGCCGTGCGACCTCCATGCCCGCCTTCGTCGACTCCTTTCAGGCGCGGATCGTCGCGCTGTCTAAGACACAGGACCTGCTGACGGCCCAGGGCTGGGAGAAGGCTGACGTCCGGCAACTGCTCGAAGCCGAGCTCTCGCCCTACGCCAGCGACCAGGTCCGGCTGAGGGGTCCGGCGGTGTCGATGGCCTCGGAACACGCCCTGGCGCTCGGCATGATTTTTCACGAGCTGGCCACGAACGCCGCAAAGTACGGCGGGCTCAGCGCGCCCGGCGGACGCCTCGACGTCGAATGGGTCCAGTCCGGAGACACGATCACCCTGGACTGGGTCGAGCGTGGCGGGCCCCCGGTGAAGCCCGTGTCGAGGACCGGCTTCGGCTCGGAACTGATCGCAAAGAGCCTAAGGGGAAAGCTGCAGGGGGAGTTCGCGGCCAGCTATCTTGCCGACGGATTCCGGTGCAGGCTTTCCGCTTGCACAGGAAGTAAGACTACGGCGGCCCCGTGA
- a CDS encoding sensor histidine kinase has protein sequence MHRDIFRTPAWRGYGLAFAAWAAAFGLRYGLAPWFPPGFPYLTFFPAVVLVAYYAGLRPAILTAALSGLSAWWFWIGPPGFDLGFATLVAIAFYVFVVAIDIFFITGMDGASRRLGREVERNAALARSRDILLKEVQHRVSNNIQVVSALLSVESRGTTDPGARRALANASARTALIARIQRSLADADQQATAFETLARQVARDALQAAARDDVVLQISGDGVVLSAEEATPVVLIMLECVNNALEHAFPNRPGRIRISLSDEDGVRTLIVGDDGVGVGRDQQAVKDSLGLKIIHALSRQLDGRWSLEPADVGTVARLTWRAGGPPR, from the coding sequence ATGCACCGCGACATCTTTCGAACCCCGGCGTGGCGTGGATATGGCCTGGCCTTCGCTGCCTGGGCTGCGGCTTTCGGGCTCCGCTACGGCCTCGCGCCCTGGTTCCCGCCCGGCTTCCCCTATCTGACCTTTTTCCCGGCGGTGGTGCTGGTCGCCTATTACGCCGGGCTCCGGCCCGCGATCCTGACCGCCGCACTGTCGGGCCTGTCGGCCTGGTGGTTCTGGATCGGTCCACCCGGCTTCGATCTCGGCTTTGCCACGCTCGTGGCGATCGCCTTCTACGTCTTCGTCGTGGCGATCGACATCTTCTTCATTACAGGCATGGACGGCGCGTCGCGGCGTCTGGGTCGCGAGGTGGAGCGCAATGCAGCGCTCGCCCGCAGCCGTGACATCCTGTTGAAGGAGGTGCAGCACCGCGTCTCGAACAACATCCAGGTCGTCAGCGCCTTGCTTAGCGTCGAGTCGCGCGGAACCACCGATCCAGGGGCTCGCCGGGCCCTCGCCAACGCCTCCGCCCGCACCGCGCTGATCGCCCGGATCCAGCGCAGCCTGGCGGACGCCGATCAGCAGGCGACGGCGTTCGAAACGCTTGCGCGACAGGTCGCGCGTGACGCGCTGCAAGCCGCCGCCCGCGACGACGTGGTCCTGCAGATCTCCGGCGACGGTGTGGTGCTTTCGGCTGAGGAGGCCACGCCGGTCGTCCTGATCATGCTTGAATGCGTGAACAATGCGCTTGAGCATGCCTTTCCGAACCGGCCCGGCCGGATACGAATCAGCCTTTCGGATGAAGACGGAGTCCGCACCCTGATCGTTGGCGACGACGGAGTGGGCGTGGGGCGTGACCAGCAGGCGGTCAAGGACAGCCTCGGCCTGAAGATCATCCATGCGCTGAGCCGGCAGTTGGACGGTCGCTGGAGCCTTGAACCCGCCGACGTCGGGACCGTCGCCCGACTGACATGGCGTGCGGGCGGTCCGCCACGCTGA
- a CDS encoding response regulator, whose product MQDDEASGQPADGQLETPNETLMGRLGKQHWKQSVIHHDGLDDRGGVFFAALEMTRMPMILTDPRQADNPIVFANNAFLDLTGYEPPEIIGRNCRFLQGAETDADSIAELRRAIAAREAIALEILNYRRDGSPFWNAVFIGPVYGPDQELLYFFASQLDVTARREAQQQTAQSQKMEAIGQLTAGLAHDFNNILQIIDGSLERIDSKRDQPAVLDRFLNAARTAAQRGASLTRQLLAFARRSRLEPKAVEVGALVNGFAELLDSTSGPGCTLQLNLQRRLPSVKVDPIVLETALINLVINARDALGGEGEITLAVKKVVLGEGARGGLVAGDYVSIEVIDEGPGMPTEVRDRAVEPFFTTKPTGKGTGLGLAMAHGFASQSGGFLEIESEVNQGTVVRLLLPAVDPRAVNEPEPSGFQARPVNLTAAPRILLVEDEEEIAGMSAEILTDLGYRVTVAHNAERALDLFKTSLETRAFDLVFSDVVMPGEMNGVALAQEIHRLSPATPILMTTGYNDQMALDGPQPEAMDVLGKPYKPADLIDRVQAALRNGARTGPGRERSDFGHAEA is encoded by the coding sequence ATGCAGGATGATGAGGCTTCGGGCCAGCCTGCGGACGGTCAGCTTGAGACGCCCAATGAGACTCTGATGGGGCGTTTGGGCAAACAGCACTGGAAGCAGAGCGTCATCCACCACGACGGGCTGGACGATCGCGGGGGCGTCTTCTTCGCTGCCCTGGAGATGACCCGGATGCCCATGATCCTCACGGATCCCAGGCAGGCCGACAACCCGATCGTCTTCGCCAACAACGCCTTTCTGGATCTGACCGGATACGAACCGCCCGAAATCATCGGTCGGAACTGTCGTTTCCTCCAAGGCGCGGAAACCGACGCGGACTCGATCGCGGAGCTTCGCCGGGCTATCGCGGCCCGCGAAGCGATCGCGCTCGAAATTCTCAACTATCGAAGGGACGGCTCGCCGTTCTGGAACGCGGTCTTCATCGGCCCGGTGTACGGTCCGGATCAAGAGCTGCTCTACTTCTTCGCCAGTCAGCTGGATGTGACGGCCCGCCGGGAGGCGCAGCAGCAGACGGCCCAGTCACAGAAGATGGAGGCGATCGGGCAGCTGACCGCAGGCCTCGCCCATGACTTCAACAACATCCTGCAGATCATTGACGGCAGCCTGGAGCGGATAGATTCGAAGCGGGATCAGCCCGCCGTCCTTGATCGCTTCCTGAACGCCGCCCGGACGGCCGCCCAGAGAGGCGCTTCACTCACCCGCCAGTTGCTGGCCTTCGCCCGTCGCAGCCGACTGGAGCCGAAAGCGGTCGAGGTCGGCGCGCTCGTCAACGGGTTCGCCGAGCTGCTGGACAGCACTTCGGGGCCCGGCTGCACCCTGCAACTGAACCTTCAGCGCCGCCTGCCGTCGGTAAAGGTCGATCCGATCGTGCTGGAGACCGCGCTCATCAATCTGGTGATCAATGCGCGCGACGCTTTGGGCGGAGAAGGCGAAATCACCCTCGCGGTCAAGAAGGTCGTGCTCGGCGAGGGCGCGCGGGGCGGGCTGGTTGCGGGCGACTACGTTTCGATCGAGGTGATCGACGAAGGGCCGGGCATGCCGACGGAGGTCCGGGACCGGGCCGTCGAGCCGTTCTTCACCACCAAGCCCACAGGCAAGGGCACGGGTCTGGGCCTGGCCATGGCGCACGGTTTCGCCTCGCAATCGGGCGGGTTTCTGGAGATCGAGTCAGAGGTCAATCAGGGCACGGTCGTCAGGCTCCTCCTCCCGGCCGTGGATCCGCGAGCCGTCAACGAGCCGGAACCGTCCGGCTTCCAGGCCCGGCCCGTCAATCTGACGGCCGCGCCTCGTATTCTTCTGGTGGAGGATGAAGAAGAGATCGCCGGGATGTCCGCAGAGATCCTCACCGACCTCGGATACCGGGTCACGGTGGCGCATAACGCCGAGCGGGCGCTGGACCTCTTCAAGACTTCGCTCGAGACCCGGGCGTTCGATCTCGTGTTTTCCGACGTCGTCATGCCCGGCGAGATGAACGGCGTCGCGCTTGCGCAGGAGATCCATCGGCTCAGTCCCGCCACGCCAATCCTCATGACGACGGGCTACAACGACCAGATGGCGCTCGACGGACCGCAGCCCGAGGCCATGGATGTGCTGGGCAAACCCTATAAACCCGCCGACCTCATCGACCGGGTCCAGGCCGCATTGCGCAACGGCGCCCGGACCGGTCCGGGACGGGAGCGTTCAGATTTCGGACACGCCGAAGCCTGA
- a CDS encoding DUF5694 domain-containing protein, which yields MGLIAMALAAAWCSGGAASAGAIRGEPEARPAALRPQPVADVMLVGVYHMHNPGADQHNFEADDVLAERRQAEIAAVTARLAAWSPDLVLVEWTRDDAARLDALYDRYREGGGRDNRNEIAQLGFRLADALGHDRVAAIDVDMPFVADEQIAAEAQGDARLLSLKAEIQAYGQDVVARQAERLSALSVGDYLAHLNSPESLTENHDYYVRHLIRLWSGENQGGAHTIHNWYGRNIFIFQNLLREVEESGGQARRVVVFFGYGHVPTLAQLIEDTPWLTLVDPSPYLADR from the coding sequence TTGGGTTTGATTGCAATGGCGCTGGCGGCGGCGTGGTGTTCCGGCGGGGCGGCGAGTGCGGGGGCGATCCGAGGTGAGCCGGAGGCCCGGCCGGCCGCCCTCCGTCCTCAGCCTGTGGCGGACGTGATGCTTGTCGGCGTCTACCACATGCACAATCCCGGGGCGGACCAGCACAATTTCGAGGCTGACGATGTGCTGGCGGAGAGGCGGCAGGCCGAAATTGCAGCCGTCACCGCCCGCCTTGCGGCGTGGAGCCCCGATCTGGTCCTGGTGGAGTGGACGCGTGACGATGCAGCCCGGCTCGATGCTCTGTACGACCGCTACCGGGAAGGCGGCGGGCGCGACAACCGCAATGAGATCGCTCAGTTGGGTTTCCGGCTGGCGGACGCCCTGGGCCACGACCGCGTGGCCGCGATCGACGTCGACATGCCCTTCGTCGCGGACGAGCAGATCGCCGCCGAGGCGCAGGGCGACGCCCGCCTTTTGTCGCTGAAGGCCGAGATCCAAGCCTATGGCCAGGACGTCGTCGCCCGGCAGGCGGAGCGCCTCAGCGCGCTCAGCGTCGGCGACTATCTGGCGCATCTGAATTCGCCGGAGAGCCTCACCGAAAACCACGACTACTATGTCCGTCACCTCATCCGGCTTTGGTCCGGTGAAAATCAGGGCGGCGCCCACACCATCCACAACTGGTACGGCCGCAACATCTTCATCTTCCAGAACCTGCTGCGTGAGGTTGAGGAAAGCGGCGGGCAGGCCCGCCGCGTCGTGGTCTTCTTCGGCTACGGACACGTGCCCACCCTGGCGCAACTGATCGAGGACACCCCCTGGCTGACCCTTGTCGATCCTTCGCCCTACCTCGCGGATCGCTGA